In Pithys albifrons albifrons isolate INPA30051 chromosome 8, PitAlb_v1, whole genome shotgun sequence, a single window of DNA contains:
- the GORASP2 gene encoding Golgi reassembly-stacking protein 2, which produces MGASQSIDIPGGGTEGYHVLRVQENSPGHRAGLEPFFDFIVSINGSRLNKDNDTLKDLLKANVEKPVKMLVYSSKTLELRETSVTPSNLWGGQGLLGVSIRFCSFDGANENVWHVLEVEPNSPAALAGLRPHSDYIIGADTVMNESEDLFSLIETHEAKPLKLYVYNTDTDNCREVVITPNSAWGGEGSLGCGIGYGYLHRIPTRPFEEGKKISLPGQLPSASLSPLKDGFTEVQLSSVNPSATLPPGSAGLEQSLSGLSISSPSTTVSNVLSTGVPTVPLLPPQVSQSLTSVPPVNPATTLPGLMPLPAGLPNLTDLSKLNLPAPQIVPEIIQPGLPPLPSLPPLNLMGITPLPMPPKCVPVLPLLTEDCMLPDDLPPCMTQAGSFSVNPGTTVNVEQTSTLTLDSAIPAPVANIADRSNESCTANEKTAGVTDIQASES; this is translated from the exons ATGGGCGCCTCGCAGAGCATCGACATCCCCGGCGGCGGCACCGAGGGCTACCACGTCCTGCGG GTACAAGAAAACTCGCCGGGACATAGAGCTGGATTGGAGCCATTCTTTGATTTTATCGTGTCCATTAACGGTTCAAGATTG AATAAAGACAATGACACTCTCAAGGACCTGTTGAAAGCAAATGTTGAAAAACCTGTAAAAATGCTGGTGTACAGTAGCAAAACACTGGAACTGAGAGAAACATCAGTGACCCCCAGCAACTTGTGGGGTGGGCAAGGCCTGTTGGGAGTGAGCATTCGTTTCTGCAGCTTTGATGGGGCCAATGAAAATGTCTGGCATGTCTTG GAAGTGGAGCCAAATTCTCCTGCTGCGTTAGCTGGACTTAGACCTCATAGTGACTATATCATTGGAGCAGATACTGTCATGAATGAG TCTGAAGATCTCTTTTCCCTTATTGAAACACACGAAGCAAAGCCATTAAAACTTTATGTGTACAACACAGACACAGATAATTGTCGGGAAGTGGTGATTACTCCAAATTCTGCCTGGGGTGGAGAAGGCAG CCTGGGATGTGGCATTGGCTATGGATATTTGCATAGGATACCTACACGCCCATttgaagagggaaagaaaatttcTCTCCCAGGACAGTTGCCCAGTGCCTCTCTCAGTCCCCTCAAAGATGGCTTCACAGAG GTTCAGCTGTCATCAGTTAATCCCTCAGCCACCCTCCCTCCTGGGTCAGCAGGCCTTGAGCAGAGCCTTTCAGGACTTTCTATTAGTTCACCCTCAACTACTGTCAGTAATGTTCTCAGCACAG GTGTTCCAACAGTTCCATTATTACCACCACAAGTCAGTCAGTCCCTCACTTCTGTGCCACCGGTTAACCCAGCAACTACATTACCAG GTCTGATGCCATTACCAGCAGGGCTTCCTAACCTGACTGATCTGTCCAAACTTAATTTACCTGCACCACAGATTGTTCCAGAAATCATACAGCCTG gtTTGCCACCCCTTCCCTCATTGCCACCTCTGAATCTGATGGGAATAACACCCCTGCCAATGCCACCCAAGTGTGTTCCTGTGCTTCCTTTGCTCACAGAGGACTGTATGTTGCCTGACGATTTGCCTCCGTGTATGACTCAGGCTGGAAGCTTTTCTGTCAACCCTGGCACTACTGTAAATGTAGAACAGACCTCTACACTCACCTTGGATAGTGCTATTCCAGCTCCTGTGGCAAATATTGCTGACAGGTCAAATGAGTCCTGCACAGCTAATGAGAAAACAGCTGGAGTCACAGATATACAAGCTTCTGAATCGTAA